In Streptomyces sp. 840.1, one DNA window encodes the following:
- a CDS encoding M20/M25/M40 family metallo-hydrolase, whose protein sequence is MTPPAEHLTWLLRSMLSIPSVSGHEGRLAAFLAEQMEHLGMDTHIDAAGNVHGAAGPVGAPTVLLLGHIDTVPGAVPVCRVGDLLYGRGAVDAKGPMAALITAAARATNVRAVVVGAVGEEVPGSRGARHLLRTLAPPDAVVIGEPSGWDGVCLGYKGRVGVEYEVTRPPLHTSSPEPTAVEAAVAFCSLAKDYLRAQYGSADSIAFDAASGTVVSLRGDLSRAEALLTCRVPLGFDFDAFERHLRRHSDGTVEFDERVAAVRRPRSDPVARAMRAAIMLQGGDPVLKLKAGTSDMNVADRWGVPMVAYGPGDAHLDHTSDEHIVLPELHRSVAVLDTALSRLATLLKKRAADATRPREVLSSGTG, encoded by the coding sequence GTGACTCCTCCGGCCGAGCACCTCACATGGCTCCTCAGATCGATGCTGTCCATCCCGTCCGTCTCCGGGCACGAGGGCCGGCTGGCCGCCTTCCTCGCCGAGCAGATGGAACACCTCGGGATGGACACCCACATCGACGCGGCCGGAAACGTGCACGGCGCCGCGGGACCCGTCGGTGCGCCGACGGTGCTGCTGCTCGGGCACATCGACACGGTCCCGGGGGCCGTCCCCGTCTGCCGTGTGGGAGACCTGCTCTACGGCCGGGGCGCGGTCGACGCGAAGGGGCCGATGGCCGCCCTGATCACGGCCGCGGCTCGGGCGACGAACGTACGCGCGGTGGTGGTCGGCGCCGTGGGGGAGGAGGTGCCGGGCTCCCGTGGCGCCCGGCACCTGCTGCGCACGCTGGCACCGCCCGACGCGGTGGTGATCGGCGAGCCGAGCGGCTGGGACGGCGTCTGCCTGGGGTACAAGGGCAGGGTCGGAGTGGAGTACGAGGTCACCAGGCCGCCCCTGCACACCAGCAGCCCGGAGCCCACAGCCGTCGAGGCCGCCGTCGCCTTCTGCTCACTCGCGAAGGACTACCTGCGGGCCCAGTACGGGTCGGCGGACTCCATCGCGTTCGACGCCGCGTCGGGAACCGTGGTGAGCCTGCGCGGGGACCTGAGCCGTGCCGAGGCGTTACTCACCTGCCGGGTGCCCCTCGGATTCGACTTCGACGCGTTCGAGCGGCATCTGCGCCGGCACAGCGACGGCACGGTGGAGTTCGACGAGAGGGTCGCCGCGGTGCGCCGGCCGAGAAGCGATCCGGTGGCGCGGGCGATGCGCGCGGCCATCATGCTGCAGGGTGGCGACCCCGTCCTGAAACTGAAGGCCGGCACCTCGGACATGAACGTGGCCGACCGCTGGGGGGTGCCGATGGTCGCCTACGGGCCGGGCGACGCCCATCTGGACCACACGAGCGACGAGCACATCGTGCTGCCGGAGCTGCACCGGTCGGTCGCCGTTCTCGACACGGCACTCTCCCGGCTGGCCACGCTGCTGAAGAAGCGGGCGGCGGATGCCACCCGGCCGAGAGAAGTGCTTTCCAGCGGTACGGGATGA
- a CDS encoding SDR family oxidoreductase, translating into MRVEGQIAMITGAARALGRSHAFAFAREGADLLLADRCEEDGPYRLSSRKELEETAAECRRLGSRVLTAVADVRSQEAVDAAVAAGLDGFGRIDILVNNAGLLAPGGVRSHELSEQDWNTVIDVNLNGTWRCCRAVLPGMVAQGSGVIVNTASVGGLVAYEMYSSYVASKHAVVGLTKALALEYGRSGIRVNAVCPSTVAADDSLGTTSTAAVAQAMGATLADYERGSSSYHAIGRLVTAQEVSAACLWLACSESAGTTGTAMAVDGGFTAR; encoded by the coding sequence ATGCGCGTCGAAGGACAGATCGCGATGATCACGGGCGCGGCCCGCGCTCTGGGGCGCTCCCATGCCTTTGCCTTCGCCCGCGAGGGCGCCGATCTCCTGCTGGCCGACCGGTGCGAGGAGGACGGACCCTACCGGCTCTCGAGCCGCAAGGAACTGGAGGAGACGGCGGCCGAATGCCGCCGTCTCGGCAGCAGGGTCCTGACGGCGGTCGCGGACGTCCGGAGCCAGGAGGCGGTGGACGCGGCGGTGGCGGCGGGGCTCGACGGGTTCGGCCGGATCGACATCCTCGTCAACAACGCCGGTCTGCTCGCCCCCGGAGGGGTTCGTTCGCACGAACTGAGCGAGCAGGACTGGAACACGGTCATCGACGTCAACCTCAACGGGACGTGGCGCTGCTGCCGTGCCGTGCTGCCGGGGATGGTCGCGCAGGGCTCCGGCGTGATCGTGAACACGGCTTCGGTCGGCGGCCTCGTCGCGTACGAGATGTACTCCAGCTACGTCGCCTCCAAGCACGCGGTCGTGGGCCTCACCAAGGCGCTGGCCCTGGAGTACGGCCGCTCCGGAATCCGGGTGAACGCGGTGTGCCCGAGCACGGTGGCCGCCGACGACAGCCTGGGCACCACGAGTACGGCGGCGGTGGCCCAGGCCATGGGGGCCACCTTGGCCGACTACGAGCGCGGCTCCTCCTCGTATCACGCGATCGGCCGTCTGGTGACCGCGCAGGAGGTGTCGGCGGCCTGCCTCTGGCTCGCCTGCTCCGAGTCAGCAGGCACCA